A part of Astatotilapia calliptera chromosome 15, fAstCal1.2, whole genome shotgun sequence genomic DNA contains:
- the LOC113006906 gene encoding Ig kappa chain V-III region PC 2485/PC 4039, translating into MMESLLVRVILLALSGLQNHAAVDPSSTIQVRLGENATLQCPLLDTSNFTMLTTTTAPTAPTTLSWYRKAPGQGPQLLVSFRSMDRLKLKYGNGVPRSKVSIAADGSLVVQGSKQSDSAVYYCGISRGDDRKKEPRPRSRRRK; encoded by the exons ATGATGGAGTCTCTGCTGGTCCGGGTGATCCTGCTCGCTCTCAGTG GTTTACAGAACCACGCAGCTGTCGATCCCTCGTCGACCATCCAGGTGAGGCTTGGAGAGAATGCCACCCTGCAgtgccctctgctggacaccTCCAATTTCACCATGCTCACCACCACCACTGCCCCGACCGCGCCCACCACCCTCAGCTGGTACAGGAAAGCACCAGGACAGGGACCACAGCTCCTTGTCTCCTTCAGGTCTATGGATAGACTCAAACTGAAATACGGCAACGGTGTTCCCCGCAGTAAAGTCTCTATAGCGGCCGATGGCTCACTGGTGGTGCAAGGCTCCAAGCAGAGCGACTCGGCGGTTTATTACTGTGGAATCAGCCGGGGAGATGACCGGAAGAAGGAACCAAGGCCACGGAGCCGCAGAAGGAAATAA